A section of the Rhodospirillales bacterium genome encodes:
- a CDS encoding helix-turn-helix transcriptional regulator, which produces MMTVPQIKAARALLDWTQADLARESGMHLNVINNIERGTTNPRQGTLEKLQRTLEGHGIAFIGTRGVELRHDAVTVTRLEGESFLRDLIADILSSARGQEVRSVLADIRNFTAHDPDASRLYAARKSEAGLHERLITRDMPGFYPRGAEHYRVVAPERLGPVDTIIYADRVAYVFWAQRQIAILKSADLTRTQALAFDLLWSTGADPVRPARTDES; this is translated from the coding sequence ATGATGACGGTTCCGCAAATCAAGGCAGCCCGTGCGCTGCTCGACTGGACTCAGGCCGACCTTGCCCGTGAATCCGGCATGCACCTTAACGTCATCAACAATATCGAACGCGGCACCACCAACCCGCGTCAGGGCACGCTGGAAAAGCTTCAACGCACGCTGGAAGGCCACGGCATCGCCTTTATCGGCACGCGCGGGGTTGAACTGCGCCATGATGCGGTGACCGTGACAAGGCTGGAGGGGGAAAGCTTCCTGCGCGACCTGATCGCCGACATCCTTTCAAGCGCCCGCGGACAGGAAGTCCGCAGCGTCCTTGCCGATATTCGCAATTTCACCGCCCACGATCCCGATGCAAGCCGTCTGTATGCCGCCCGGAAAAGCGAGGCGGGACTGCACGAACGCCTGATCACCCGCGACATGCCCGGTTTTTACCCGCGCGGGGCCGAGCATTACCGCGTGGTCGCGCCTGAACGTCTCGGCCCCGTCGACACCATCATCTATGCCGACCGCGTCGCTTATGTCTTCTGGGCGCAACGCCAGATCGCGATTCTCAAAAGCGCCGATCTGACGCGCACCCAGGCGCTGGCCTTCGACCTGCTTTGGTCCACCGGCGCGGACCCGGTGCGACCGGCCCGCACGGACGAAAGCTGA
- a CDS encoding glycosyltransferase family 4 protein has product MLNLKTQKTPVVMQIIPELGPGGAEQGCIDVAAALVQAGARALVVASGGARVGEIIRAKAEFIPMPVQSKNPWEMYCNIGRIRRLINAWNVDIVHVRSRAPAWSAWYACKGTGAKFMTTVHAPYNEGGKLKHFYNSIMMRGERVIAISGHVARYITENFRINPDKMRLIHRGIALERFHPTMVGMQRMATLLRDWRIEDGAPIVLLPGRITRWKGHHVLLQAMSQLGRPDVFCVLLGSDQGRTEYRQELEAQIGALGLTGQVRIIDHCSDMPAAYMISSVVVSASTDPEGFGRVPVEAQAMGRPIIATDHGGAQETILRGETGWLIPPNDVQAMAEALRQALALTPGQRAALATRSMAHVAGHFTREKMCAETLAVYAELLAEKYGQ; this is encoded by the coding sequence ATGCTGAATCTGAAAACCCAAAAGACCCCCGTGGTCATGCAGATCATCCCGGAACTTGGCCCCGGCGGGGCGGAGCAGGGGTGCATTGACGTCGCCGCCGCGCTGGTACAGGCGGGGGCGCGGGCGCTGGTTGTCGCTTCGGGCGGTGCGCGGGTGGGCGAAATCATCCGCGCCAAGGCCGAATTCATCCCGATGCCGGTGCAATCCAAAAACCCGTGGGAGATGTACTGCAATATCGGGCGCATCCGGCGGCTGATCAATGCCTGGAACGTCGATATCGTGCATGTGCGCTCGCGTGCGCCGGCGTGGAGCGCGTGGTATGCGTGCAAGGGCACGGGCGCGAAATTCATGACCACGGTGCATGCGCCGTATAACGAGGGCGGGAAGCTCAAGCATTTCTACAATTCGATCATGATGCGCGGCGAACGCGTGATCGCGATTTCCGGCCATGTCGCACGCTATATCACCGAAAATTTCCGGATCAATCCGGACAAGATGCGGCTGATCCACCGGGGCATCGCGCTGGAGCGTTTTCATCCGACCATGGTGGGGATGCAGCGCATGGCGACGCTTTTGCGCGACTGGCGGATCGAGGACGGCGCGCCGATCGTGCTTTTGCCCGGTCGGATCACGCGTTGGAAGGGGCATCATGTATTGTTGCAGGCGATGTCCCAACTTGGGCGGCCGGACGTGTTTTGCGTACTTCTGGGTTCGGATCAGGGACGTACGGAGTACAGGCAGGAATTGGAGGCGCAGATCGGCGCGCTGGGTCTGACCGGACAGGTCCGGATCATTGATCATTGCAGCGACATGCCGGCGGCGTACATGATTTCGTCGGTCGTGGTTTCGGCCTCGACCGATCCGGAAGGGTTCGGCCGCGTACCTGTCGAAGCGCAGGCGATGGGGCGGCCGATCATCGCGACAGACCATGGCGGCGCACAGGAAACCATTTTGCGCGGGGAAACCGGCTGGCTGATCCCGCCGAATGACGTACAGGCCATGGCCGAGGCGCTGCGTCAGGCGCTGGCGCTTACGCCGGGGCAGCGCGCGGCGCTGGCCACGCGGTCCATGGCTCATGTCGCCGGGCATTTCACGCGCGAGAAAATGTGCGCCGAAACGCTGGCGGTGTACGCCGAACTTCTGGCTGAGAAGTACGGGCAATGA
- a CDS encoding translation initiation factor IF-3, giving the protein MLTISGECPIARPPLPPRRPPLNEDGPRVNEQIRAREVRVIDENGEMLGVMTPYDGIKRAREAGLDLIEVSPNAAPPVCKILDLGKYKYEQQKKANEARKKQKTIDIKELKLRPTIGDHDYQIKIKQARQFLTDGDKVKFTLRFRGREQSHLDLSLQVMRRAKTDLADLSKVEQDIQAEGRQAVMVLMPAPKS; this is encoded by the coding sequence ATTTTAACAATATCAGGAGAATGCCCCATCGCCCGCCCGCCTCTGCCGCCGCGCCGTCCGCCGCTCAATGAAGATGGCCCCCGCGTCAACGAACAAATCCGCGCCCGGGAAGTGCGCGTTATCGATGAAAACGGCGAAATGCTGGGGGTCATGACCCCCTATGACGGCATCAAGCGCGCGCGCGAAGCGGGCCTTGATTTGATCGAGGTGTCGCCCAACGCGGCCCCGCCCGTGTGCAAAATTCTTGATCTCGGCAAATACAAATACGAGCAGCAGAAAAAAGCCAACGAGGCGCGCAAAAAGCAAAAGACCATCGACATCAAGGAACTCAAGCTGCGCCCGACCATCGGCGATCACGATTATCAGATCAAGATCAAGCAGGCGCGCCAGTTTCTGACCGACGGCGACAAGGTGAAATTCACCCTGCGCTTCCGCGGACGCGAACAAAGCCACCTCGACCTTTCGCTTCAGGTGATGCGCCGCGCCAAGACGGACCTTGCCGATCTTTCCAAGGTTGAACAGGACATTCAGGCCGAAGGCCGTCAGGCGGTCATGGTCCTGATGCCCGCCCCGAAAAGCTGA
- a CDS encoding VOC family protein codes for MNPVVHFEMPYRDARRAGAFYEQAFGWKPRFLGEEMGNYIHMTTSEGDACNTDHRGTINGGMFPFKVDWPMQYPSIVIAVEDIRAAMDRVKQAGGEVLGEPMTIPGIGEYVSFTDTEGNRNSILQPGNGC; via the coding sequence ATGAATCCCGTCGTTCATTTCGAAATGCCGTACCGCGACGCGCGACGCGCCGGTGCGTTTTACGAACAGGCCTTTGGCTGGAAGCCGCGATTTTTGGGCGAGGAAATGGGAAACTATATCCACATGACGACATCAGAAGGGGATGCCTGCAATACGGACCATCGCGGCACGATCAACGGCGGCATGTTTCCGTTCAAGGTGGATTGGCCGATGCAGTATCCATCCATCGTCATCGCGGTCGAGGACATCAGGGCGGCCATGGACCGCGTGAAGCAGGCCGGTGGAGAGGTGCTGGGCGAGCCGATGACGATTCCGGGCATCGGTGAATATGTGTCCTTTACCGACACGGAAGGCAACCGCAACAGCATTCTGCAACCGGGAAACGGCTGCTAG
- a CDS encoding MFS transporter, with translation MLSFEILRNRDFRRLLAARFTTTLALQAQAVIVGWQIYSLTKDPWMLGLTGLAEAAPALVSSLFAGHIVDISRPHRVYALALVTLCLNTFVLMLVGGGHLPLAESTIVAVLFAGVFVSGLARAFTMPASTTLIPMLVPRPQLAGANAWMGSLFQSGAIAGPALAGIVYGGYGARGAWIIPFALLTVSVFVAFSLKPAYAAAPRMREPAWVSILSGWRFILKSPVVLSVMALDMFAVLFGGAVAMLPAYADQVLHVGPEGLGLLRAAPFAGSVAVGLFLALRPMRHLSGAQLLWVFAGFGLCMLGFGLSHVMWFSLLCLAVSGAFDGINMVIRGTIVQLLTPVPMMGRVSAIKSMFVISSNEIGAFESGTAARFLGLVPSVVFGAVMSLAVVAIIAILSPSLRKTAIDSHHEH, from the coding sequence ATGCTGTCGTTCGAGATCCTGCGCAACCGTGACTTCCGCCGCCTGCTGGCGGCGCGCTTTACCACGACCCTGGCCCTTCAGGCCCAGGCGGTGATCGTCGGCTGGCAGATTTATTCCCTGACCAAGGACCCGTGGATGCTCGGCCTCACCGGCCTGGCCGAGGCCGCACCCGCCCTTGTTTCTTCGCTTTTCGCTGGGCACATCGTCGATATATCGCGCCCGCACCGCGTCTATGCGCTGGCGCTGGTCACGCTGTGCCTGAACACATTCGTGCTGATGCTGGTTGGCGGCGGGCATCTGCCGCTGGCCGAATCCACGATCGTCGCGGTGCTGTTCGCGGGCGTGTTCGTGTCCGGCCTTGCCCGCGCCTTCACCATGCCGGCCTCCACCACCTTGATTCCCATGTTGGTGCCCCGGCCCCAGCTTGCGGGTGCGAACGCATGGATGGGCAGCCTGTTCCAAAGCGGCGCGATCGCCGGCCCCGCGCTGGCGGGTATCGTCTATGGCGGATACGGCGCGCGCGGCGCGTGGATCATTCCTTTCGCCCTGCTGACAGTGTCGGTTTTTGTGGCTTTTTCCCTTAAACCGGCCTACGCCGCCGCCCCGCGGATGCGCGAACCGGCATGGGTCAGCATCCTTTCCGGCTGGCGCTTCATCCTTAAAAGCCCGGTCGTACTTTCGGTGATGGCGCTTGATATGTTCGCGGTGCTGTTCGGTGGTGCGGTCGCGATGCTGCCCGCCTATGCCGACCAGGTCCTGCATGTCGGCCCCGAAGGCTTGGGCCTTTTGCGCGCCGCGCCCTTCGCGGGTTCGGTCGCGGTAGGCCTGTTCCTCGCGCTCAGGCCGATGCGCCACCTTTCCGGGGCGCAACTTCTATGGGTGTTCGCCGGGTTCGGCTTGTGCATGCTGGGTTTCGGCCTTTCGCACGTCATGTGGTTCTCGCTGCTGTGTCTGGCCGTGTCCGGCGCGTTTGACGGGATCAACATGGTGATCCGCGGCACCATCGTGCAATTGCTGACACCCGTGCCGATGATGGGCCGTGTCTCCGCGATCAAATCCATGTTCGTGATTTCGTCGAACGAGATCGGCGCATTTGAATCCGGCACCGCCGCGCGGTTTCTGGGCCTTGTCCCGTCGGTCGTTTTTGGCGCGGTGATGTCCCTTGCCGTGGTCGCGATCATCGCTATTTTATCGCCCAGCCTGCGCAAGACTGCTATAGATAGCCACCATGAACACTGA
- a CDS encoding glycosyltransferase family 9 protein, giving the protein MTGATRRGNILVIKHGAFGDFIQALGAMRAIRQVHKDAKITLLTTKPFVALAEASGYFDAVAADLRPKWYQFIKLSVLRRFLNDGKFGRVYDLQNSERTGLYLGLFKRVPEWSGIAFSASHHMPDDAARRTLHVFDALRAQLAIAGIKKVEVDDLSWIKANVDSFALPKPYVLIAAGCSPQHPKKRWPVDRYVALAQWIAAQGHTPVLLGTAAEADVNAQILASCPQAVDLTGLTTIQQVAVLARQAAAAVGNDTGPIQMIGPTGCRTIGLYPGFSNPKRHGPLGVNVVTIQKPAMADISIDEVAEKLAPWVAGIAGAAQPAAGAAE; this is encoded by the coding sequence ATGACAGGTGCTACCCGCCGCGGCAACATCCTTGTAATCAAGCATGGCGCGTTTGGCGATTTCATTCAGGCGCTGGGGGCTATGCGCGCGATAAGGCAGGTGCACAAGGACGCGAAGATCACGCTTTTGACCACAAAGCCCTTTGTCGCGTTGGCCGAGGCATCGGGGTATTTCGACGCGGTGGCCGCGGATCTTCGTCCGAAATGGTATCAGTTCATCAAGCTGTCGGTGTTGCGCCGCTTTCTCAACGATGGGAAATTCGGGCGGGTGTACGATCTTCAGAACAGTGAGCGTACGGGTCTGTATCTCGGTCTGTTCAAGCGTGTGCCGGAATGGAGCGGAATCGCGTTTTCGGCATCCCACCACATGCCGGACGACGCGGCGCGGCGTACTCTGCATGTGTTCGACGCGCTGCGCGCGCAATTGGCGATTGCGGGTATAAAAAAGGTCGAGGTCGACGATTTGTCGTGGATCAAGGCGAATGTTGATTCCTTCGCCCTGCCCAAACCTTATGTACTGATCGCCGCCGGATGTTCGCCGCAGCATCCGAAAAAACGTTGGCCGGTCGACCGTTACGTTGCGTTGGCGCAGTGGATTGCGGCGCAGGGGCATACGCCGGTGCTTTTGGGGACCGCGGCGGAGGCGGATGTGAATGCGCAGATTCTGGCCAGCTGTCCGCAGGCGGTCGATCTGACCGGCCTTACGACGATTCAGCAGGTCGCCGTGCTGGCCCGCCAGGCCGCGGCGGCGGTGGGCAACGATACCGGGCCGATACAGATGATCGGACCGACGGGGTGCCGGACAATCGGGCTTTACCCTGGATTTTCCAATCCGAAACGGCACGGGCCGCTGGGGGTCAACGTGGTCACGATCCAGAAACCGGCGATGGCGGATATCAGCATCGACGAGGTTGCGGAAAAGCTCGCGCCATGGGTCGCGGGGATCGCAGGCGCGGCACAGCCCGCGGCAGGCGCCGCGGAATAA
- a CDS encoding winged helix-turn-helix domain-containing protein, with the protein MRVLVYVPSDSPREADVVEAFDTDLPDEKFALEYATDTDDFLGLIKTYSFDVVLAYADGALKNPVSFLRNIDLANLQGPIVCLYHGLDAQGIFQALSYGCVSVSEMRDDTVPGTVAALVNNAYYGYGGRSRIKTYGPLTIDFANRVVSVNGVPVNFTGQEFDVLSHIFGRPGKLATKESIHASMYRLDEETEIKIVDVYIHHLRKKLREAAPSLALDQCIETVWGQGYKFVPPGEAAAHTLVFGPLAVDFSGMEVRIDGDPVDLTIGEFMVLKTLAEHFPKHLDPAILVAEASKFGREADESSIARYVALLNKKLATRGEMYERLIVCGPDGKYLLNLSQVAPKIAASLEMDVETLGPIRVNRTLDEVTFKGVAVDLTERETDILLALMALRSGLSTLEAIAEKVYGDASKAATMMPSFQKLRSKLTVANDGIDPVVTRRGLGYILDVQDGRARKKSTIDTDLLRVGGWILNTPRAEIGFRAEGRVWPLPLARQQYLLMKAILEAYPNALTRAQALMAIHGSEDLDKVAALGTLFSTLKTKLENGYAGISAGLRKVGGSLYRLDLPADDITPEILEECSITEIGAWGINHTLNALFFDGSPVTLNDTEFFVVEALAETYPEVVSSEALADMFFNGSRPALNACLTNLRRRMREENNITEPLLRTIRGVGYSITANREELSGHIVEAFNKQAAGEIEINFSLHELCCGEAVVTLGASELFALEALSRADAPLRFADIAASSEGRYSESAIQAALAASLPAKMEKAGIEDFALIENVFGLGYILVGRREHIRANSQFLEVKNMRLSQSLFELSVDGTTVSLTQSEYYMLRTMFEHPRVPLSAENMQALMLEGEEVFSVTTLITGKHRIHRKLADAGIKNPDIISVKDGVGYYLTCMEGDLNVSRLDGVRATTPSDTIIRVGAGLVLNTIGESVMLRDRALGKIEGKVFDLLALFARMHLEPVTPEDIARHMFADKPLNTALASVQLGINNLRWALEQNEAGLGSALIREYRAGRKQTDPVVAYTLVLDPDEYTFVGELLQESGMVAANGAGMALRV; encoded by the coding sequence ATGCGCGTCCTTGTTTACGTTCCGAGCGATTCCCCGCGCGAGGCGGATGTCGTGGAGGCATTCGACACTGATTTGCCGGATGAGAAGTTTGCGCTTGAATACGCGACAGACACCGATGACTTTCTGGGGCTGATCAAGACCTATTCTTTCGATGTCGTGCTGGCTTACGCCGATGGTGCGCTTAAAAACCCGGTTTCGTTTTTACGCAACATTGATCTCGCGAATTTGCAGGGACCGATCGTGTGCCTATATCACGGTCTGGATGCGCAAGGGATTTTTCAAGCGCTCAGCTACGGCTGCGTTTCGGTCAGCGAGATGCGCGACGATACCGTGCCGGGCACTGTCGCCGCGCTTGTGAACAATGCCTATTACGGGTATGGCGGCCGTTCGCGGATCAAGACATATGGGCCGTTGACGATCGATTTCGCCAACAGAGTGGTCAGCGTTAATGGCGTTCCCGTGAACTTCACCGGACAGGAATTCGACGTCCTGTCCCATATCTTCGGGCGTCCGGGCAAGCTGGCAACCAAGGAAAGCATTCATGCCTCCATGTATCGGCTGGACGAGGAGACGGAAATAAAAATCGTCGACGTCTATATACACCATTTGCGTAAAAAGCTTAGGGAGGCCGCGCCTTCCCTTGCGCTTGACCAGTGCATAGAGACCGTATGGGGACAGGGTTACAAATTCGTCCCACCCGGCGAAGCCGCGGCTCATACGCTGGTTTTCGGGCCGCTGGCCGTTGATTTTTCCGGGATGGAGGTGCGCATCGACGGTGATCCCGTTGATCTGACCATCGGTGAATTTATGGTGCTCAAGACGTTGGCAGAGCATTTTCCCAAGCATCTCGACCCCGCGATCCTTGTGGCAGAAGCCAGCAAATTCGGCCGCGAAGCGGACGAAAGCAGCATCGCGCGCTATGTCGCGCTTTTGAACAAGAAGCTGGCGACGCGCGGCGAGATGTATGAACGGCTGATCGTTTGCGGGCCGGACGGGAAATATCTTCTGAATCTTTCTCAGGTCGCGCCCAAAATCGCGGCCAGCCTGGAAATGGATGTCGAAACGCTGGGGCCGATTCGGGTCAACCGCACGCTCGACGAGGTGACGTTCAAAGGCGTGGCCGTCGACCTGACCGAGCGTGAGACGGATATCCTTCTGGCCCTGATGGCGTTGCGTTCCGGTCTTTCGACGCTTGAGGCCATTGCCGAAAAAGTATACGGCGATGCGTCGAAGGCGGCGACCATGATGCCGAGTTTTCAGAAACTCAGGTCCAAGCTGACGGTGGCCAATGACGGCATCGACCCGGTCGTCACGCGTCGCGGTCTTGGCTATATTCTTGACGTTCAAGACGGGCGCGCGCGCAAAAAATCCACGATTGATACGGATTTGCTGCGTGTCGGCGGCTGGATTTTGAATACCCCGCGTGCGGAAATCGGCTTTCGTGCCGAAGGGCGGGTTTGGCCACTGCCGTTGGCACGGCAGCAATATCTTTTGATGAAGGCGATATTGGAGGCATATCCGAACGCCCTGACCCGCGCGCAGGCGCTGATGGCCATTCATGGATCGGAAGACCTAGATAAAGTCGCCGCATTGGGGACTTTATTTTCCACGCTTAAAACCAAGCTGGAAAATGGATATGCGGGGATAAGCGCCGGTTTGCGCAAAGTCGGCGGCTCGCTTTACAGGCTGGATCTGCCTGCGGACGACATTACCCCGGAAATTCTTGAAGAGTGCAGCATCACCGAAATCGGCGCATGGGGTATCAACCATACGCTTAACGCGCTTTTCTTCGACGGTTCGCCGGTGACGCTGAACGATACGGAGTTTTTCGTGGTCGAGGCTTTGGCCGAAACCTACCCGGAAGTCGTGAGCAGCGAAGCGCTGGCCGATATGTTTTTTAACGGGAGCCGCCCTGCGTTGAATGCCTGCCTTACGAATCTGCGCCGCCGCATGCGCGAGGAAAACAACATCACCGAGCCGCTTTTGCGTACGATACGTGGTGTTGGTTATTCGATTACCGCGAACCGCGAGGAGTTGTCGGGCCATATCGTGGAGGCATTCAATAAGCAGGCCGCGGGCGAAATAGAAATCAATTTCAGCTTGCACGAACTGTGTTGCGGCGAGGCGGTCGTGACGCTTGGCGCGAGTGAATTGTTCGCGCTTGAGGCGCTTTCGCGCGCGGATGCGCCGTTGCGTTTCGCGGATATCGCCGCCAGCAGCGAAGGGCGGTATTCGGAAAGCGCGATTCAGGCGGCCTTGGCCGCAAGCCTTCCCGCCAAGATGGAGAAAGCGGGAATTGAAGATTTCGCGCTGATCGAGAATGTATTCGGGCTTGGTTATATCCTTGTAGGCCGGCGCGAGCACATACGCGCCAACAGCCAGTTTCTTGAAGTAAAAAACATGCGCCTGAGCCAGTCGCTGTTCGAGCTGAGCGTGGATGGCACAACCGTTTCGCTTACGCAGTCGGAATATTACATGCTGCGCACGATGTTCGAGCATCCGCGCGTACCATTGAGCGCCGAAAACATGCAGGCGCTGATGCTGGAAGGTGAGGAGGTATTCTCGGTGACGACCCTGATTACGGGCAAGCACCGTATCCACCGCAAACTGGCCGATGCGGGCATTAAAAACCCGGATATCATTTCGGTTAAGGACGGTGTCGGCTATTACCTGACCTGCATGGAAGGCGATTTGAACGTAAGCCGTCTTGACGGCGTGCGCGCCACGACGCCGAGTGACACGATCATTCGTGTCGGAGCCGGCCTTGTGCTTAACACGATCGGTGAAAGCGTCATGTTGCGTGACAGGGCGCTTGGGAAGATCGAGGGAAAGGTGTTCGACCTGCTGGCGCTGTTCGCGCGCATGCATCTGGAGCCCGTGACGCCGGAGGATATCGCCCGACACATGTTCGCCGACAAGCCGTTAAATACGGCTTTGGCCAGCGTGCAGCTCGGCATCAACAATCTGCGCTGGGCGCTTGAACAGAACGAAGCCGGGCTGGGCAGTGCGCTGATCCGCGAATACAGGGCGGGCCGCAAGCAGACCGATCCGGTCGTCGCGTATACGCTCGTCCTCGACCCCGATGAGTACACGTTCGTCGGCGAACTGCTTCAGGAATCAGGCATGGTTGCCGCGAACGGCGCCGGTATGGCGTTGCGTGTTTAG
- a CDS encoding alpha/beta hydrolase → MPPETLTPDIDAPGFLLRPDGTHLPYDRFHPAQPAKAGPAVVFLHGLRSDRNATKALFLDATCRRHAIPFIRYDAYGHGAGPDNGPYTDFTLSRAVHDVLLVIDQLTEGPVVLMGSSMGGWTALRAMEERPDRVAALVGIATAPDFTAHVAPGPDYPPGLIADGPANFVMDEPWYFDGPVHLVQGQRDESVPWQTAESVAARFADPARVRVTLIPDGDHRLNRPEDLAIQESALLDVISRI, encoded by the coding sequence ATGCCCCCTGAAACCCTTACCCCCGATATTGATGCACCCGGATTTCTGCTCCGGCCCGACGGCACGCACCTGCCTTATGACCGCTTTCACCCTGCGCAACCGGCCAAAGCCGGCCCTGCGGTGGTATTCCTGCATGGCCTGCGCTCCGACCGCAACGCGACCAAGGCCCTGTTTCTCGATGCCACCTGCCGCCGTCACGCCATTCCCTTTATCCGCTACGACGCCTATGGCCACGGCGCCGGCCCCGATAACGGCCCGTATACGGACTTCACCCTCTCGCGCGCCGTCCACGACGTCCTTCTGGTGATCGACCAACTGACCGAAGGCCCGGTGGTGTTAATGGGTTCGTCCATGGGCGGCTGGACCGCCCTGCGCGCGATGGAGGAACGGCCCGATCGTGTGGCGGCCCTTGTCGGCATCGCCACCGCGCCGGATTTCACCGCCCATGTCGCGCCGGGGCCCGATTATCCGCCCGGTCTGATCGCCGACGGCCCCGCGAATTTCGTGATGGACGAACCCTGGTATTTCGACGGGCCCGTCCATCTGGTACAGGGCCAAAGGGACGAGAGTGTGCCGTGGCAAACCGCCGAATCGGTGGCTGCGCGCTTTGCCGATCCGGCCCGCGTGCGCGTGACGCTGATTCCCGATGGCGACCATCGCCTGAACCGGCCCGAGGATCTGGCCATTCAGGAATCCGCCTTGCTAGATGTTATAAGCCGCATTTAA
- a CDS encoding sodium:proton antiporter produces MTIYQITAVLLCLAALGGFINQKYIGLPSTIGHMAFALLVSLVGILLAAAGWIDLTLATAFLGTIDFSQVLLHGMLSFLLFAGALHINLADLARVKWPVAILATVGVVLATAITGALVWMAAHFLGVDLPLIYALLFGALIAPTDPIAVLAILKQVGAPKTLYTKIGGESLFNDGVGVVIFLTILSIAMTPEPPTALHVGLGFLREAGGGLALGAGLGWGTYRLMRAIDDYKTEALLTLALVTGGYAIAEYIHVSAPICMVAAGLVVGNHGRAMAMSDITKHRLDLFWELLDEIMNAVLFMLIGLEILVIPIHLPQALMGALAIIAVLAARLVSVALPVTILRLRTRFERGTIRLLTWGGLRGGLSIAMALSLPAGPEKNLIVPMTYVVVLFSILVQGLTFRRLLAWVGR; encoded by the coding sequence ATGACGATTTATCAGATCACCGCCGTTCTTCTTTGCCTTGCCGCCCTTGGCGGCTTCATAAACCAGAAATATATCGGCCTGCCCTCCACCATCGGGCATATGGCCTTCGCGCTGCTGGTTTCACTGGTTGGCATCCTGCTGGCGGCGGCAGGCTGGATCGACCTGACACTGGCCACCGCGTTTCTGGGCACCATCGATTTTTCGCAAGTGCTGCTGCACGGTATGTTGTCCTTCTTGCTGTTCGCGGGCGCGCTGCACATCAATCTGGCCGATCTCGCGCGCGTTAAATGGCCGGTGGCGATTCTGGCGACCGTGGGCGTGGTGCTGGCCACTGCGATCACGGGCGCACTGGTCTGGATGGCCGCGCATTTTCTGGGCGTCGATCTGCCTCTTATCTATGCGCTTTTGTTCGGCGCGCTGATCGCGCCGACCGACCCGATCGCGGTGCTGGCGATTTTAAAACAGGTTGGCGCGCCAAAAACCCTGTACACCAAAATCGGCGGCGAAAGCCTGTTCAACGACGGTGTGGGCGTGGTGATCTTCCTGACCATCCTGTCCATCGCCATGACACCCGAACCGCCCACAGCATTGCATGTCGGGCTGGGCTTTCTGCGCGAGGCGGGGGGCGGTCTCGCCCTCGGCGCGGGGCTGGGCTGGGGCACGTACCGCTTGATGCGCGCGATCGACGATTACAAGACCGAGGCGCTGCTCACCCTCGCGCTGGTCACCGGCGGCTATGCGATTGCGGAATACATCCATGTCTCGGCGCCGATCTGCATGGTCGCGGCGGGGCTGGTCGTCGGCAATCACGGCCGCGCCATGGCCATGTCCGACATCACCAAACACCGCCTAGACCTGTTCTGGGAATTGCTGGACGAGATCATGAACGCGGTACTGTTCATGTTGATCGGGCTTGAGATTCTGGTGATCCCCATTCACCTGCCGCAGGCGCTGATGGGCGCACTGGCGATTATCGCGGTGCTGGCTGCGCGGCTGGTCAGCGTCGCGCTCCCGGTTACGATTTTGCGTCTGCGCACGCGCTTTGAACGCGGCACGATCCGCCTTTTGACATGGGGCGGCTTGCGCGGCGGACTGTCGATCGCGATGGCGCTCTCCCTGCCCGCGGGACCGGAAAAAAACCTGATCGTCCCGATGACTTATGTCGTCGTGCTGTTTTCGATTCTGGTGCAGGGCCTGACCTTCCGCCGCCTGCTGGCATGGGTCGGGCGCTAG